The stretch of DNA GCGCTTGCTGAATCTTGAAGGCACCACGGCCGACAACAACGCGTTTGTTATGCGAATCGGCGCCTACTTGGCCGTCGAGTTTGGCGCAGGCGGGAATGCCTTCTATCTGTTTCGATGGGATTCGCTGAGCCCCTCACTTTTGCAATCCCTCAACTCCGGGCGGGCGAGCGAAGGGGTCCACATCACCGAGCTCAAGGGTGATGACAATGAAGACACGATCCGCCACCGCGACTCGCCGGTCGCATTGAAGAGCTGGGAGCAGAAGTTCGACGACAAGTTGACTAAGCTCATCGGGAAAAAGCCGGAAACACGGCCCGCATGTGTGCCGGACCTTGAAACCTTGGTCGCTGATGGGCGCGTCGAGGTGAAGGATCTTCGAGGCGCTGGCGGCGCTCTTTGGGTTTACGAAACCGAGCGCTCGTCGCATCTCGCTAGGAAACTGCAAACCATGGGATTTTCCTTCAGGGCCGGCCGTGGCTGGTTTAAGGAGTAGGCAATGGTCTGGTCGCCTTTCAAATCAAAAGACAAAGCCGCGGCAAGCCTTCCGGCAAAGAGACCCGCCACGCTGTTGGTTTCTTGGGACCGCGACGGAGCATATTTCCGTCCCGAGCCGGTGTTCGATAATTGGCTTTCGCAGCCGATGTCCTTTGCGGTGGGCGCCGAGCTTGTGCTTCTGCTTCGCCAGCTAGAAGAGGAGGGGTTCACTGAATTGCATGCCGATGGCGCCAGCCTCTCGTGGTCGAACTACTACACGCTGCTGGAATCTCCGGAGCACTGCGACGCTCTCGGTCTTTTGGGGTTGCCGGGGCAGAAGGCGTGGAAGCCGATCCTGTCAAGCAACGGCACGCTCACGGATGCCAATTTTTCGGTCAGCATTCAAGGGTGGCTCGATCCCCATGGGCAGCGACCAAATGGAAACGTAGGCATCGAGGGCGCCGTGCTGACTGCGGGGGGCAAGCCTGCGATCCTGCCAGAGGCGGCTTGGCGAATGGCGCAGGCTATCGCTGAGCAGCGAAACCGCAAGGCTGAGGATCGCACGCCGGATGTCAACAAGCGGGATTGGTCGACCATCCGGGGCCATGCTTCTCGCGCGGGCGCTGACCTGACCGACTATCTGCGCAAGACAGTGGTCCTGACGCCCGAGCGTTTGCGAATCGACCTCCGCAAGGGCGACGTGATTGGCGACAAACTGGTGGAGGTGATGCCGGGATTCGATGGCGCGCCACCGCGCTGGCTCGAATTGTTCGATCGCTTCGACGCAGTGCCGGAGCGCTATGAAATTCCAGACGGCAACGGCCTGATGCATGTGCTGTTGTCGGAGGAGGCGCGGACGGTGCTGCGGGAAATCAGACGCATGCCTGGCCGGCGCATCGCAGGGGAGCGCGCCGAGGCTTTTGTCCGCAACCCATTCGCCACCTTGGGGCCGGATGCCGCCAAGGTTATTGACCCCGAGCAGTTCGAGCGCGCGAGAGAGGATGCCGGCATCGTGTTCGCACGCTTCACCGCCAAGGTGTCACGCGACGATAAAGGTCATCCGTACGAGGTGTCGCTTGTCGTCGAGGAGACACTTCGGGGCGCAGTCCGAGCTGAACAATTGAAGTTCGAAGGCCCGGTCGCGTTAGACGCATTTCTCAAAAAACTCGACGGCAAAATAGCGGCTGGTGCGCAGTGCTGTCACTGGCAGGGCTTCGACCTCGAGATCTTGGGCGACACGCCAGCTCAGGTGGCTTTGTTGCGCGGCGCGCTGAACGACTGGCGACGCCCAGGCCTCATAAGCGCGGCCGACATCTTCGACCTTTCGAAATACTCCGAGCGCGTGGGCGGCTTTGGGGTCGAGAAGCCCTATTACTCGCCTTTCATCGCCAAGAAGAGCGAGGACGCCGGGTGGTTTCCCGAAAATGTCGATTTGGGTTTGTGCTTTGAGCCTGAGGGCGGTGGTGAGACGGTTGCCATCGCGCTGGACGACAGGAATCTGAAAAGCTTTCGAGAAGAGCTCAACAAGGCTCGCCAAGAAAAGCGCGAGACTTTCGAGTTTCCGGGTTGCCCCAAGCCGGTGCCGGTTACATGGGCGGTCGACGCCCTGGAAACCTTGGGGCAGGTTCGTGAAGATGTTTCGAAGGGAACATTCGACCCGAAGAAGCCGACCGCCAAGGGGCGTGCCTCCGAGCGCAAGGGGCTGGTCGTCAAGCCCAACGTCGACGCTCTGGATTACGAGGAACGGCGCGGAATCCTTGCTCTCCCCGTCGAGCCCGCCGCGTTGCCATCCGCCATGCTCAGCCACATTGAGCTCAAAGAGCACCAGCTTGATGGCGTCGCGTGGCTTCAGCATTTGTGGCGGCACTCGCCCACCGCTTGCCGGGGCGCTCTGCTCGCCGACGACATGGGGCTTGGCAAGACCATCCAACTACTCACGTTCATGGCCGCAGCCATCGAACGAGAGACCGGCATCGATCCATTTCTGGTTGTGGCGCCGGTTTCGCTGCTCGAGAACTGGAAGGAGGAGATCGCCAAGTTTTTTGCGCCGGGCGCAATGAAGGTCCTGACGCTGTATGGCCCGGACCTGGCGTCCAAGAGGGTGCCCAAGTCAGCGCTCGACGAAGGGCTTGTCGAGGCGGGGTCGCCCAAGCTGCTGTCGTCGGGATGGCTCGGCTCCGCGAACGTGGTCCTGACGACCTACGAGACGCTTCGCGATCTAGAGTTTTCGTTGGCGGCGCAGCGTTGGTCGGCCATGATTTGCGATGAAGCGCAGAAGATCAAGAATCCCAACGCGTTGGTGACTCGCGCTGCCAAAAAGCAAAACGCCAGGCTGAAAATCGCCTGCACAGGAACGCCCGTGGAGAACACCCTCACTGACATCTGG from Paraburkholderia caballeronis encodes:
- a CDS encoding SNF2-related protein; amino-acid sequence: MVWSPFKSKDKAAASLPAKRPATLLVSWDRDGAYFRPEPVFDNWLSQPMSFAVGAELVLLLRQLEEEGFTELHADGASLSWSNYYTLLESPEHCDALGLLGLPGQKAWKPILSSNGTLTDANFSVSIQGWLDPHGQRPNGNVGIEGAVLTAGGKPAILPEAAWRMAQAIAEQRNRKAEDRTPDVNKRDWSTIRGHASRAGADLTDYLRKTVVLTPERLRIDLRKGDVIGDKLVEVMPGFDGAPPRWLELFDRFDAVPERYEIPDGNGLMHVLLSEEARTVLREIRRMPGRRIAGERAEAFVRNPFATLGPDAAKVIDPEQFERAREDAGIVFARFTAKVSRDDKGHPYEVSLVVEETLRGAVRAEQLKFEGPVALDAFLKKLDGKIAAGAQCCHWQGFDLEILGDTPAQVALLRGALNDWRRPGLISAADIFDLSKYSERVGGFGVEKPYYSPFIAKKSEDAGWFPENVDLGLCFEPEGGGETVAIALDDRNLKSFREELNKARQEKRETFEFPGCPKPVPVTWAVDALETLGQVREDVSKGTFDPKKPTAKGRASERKGLVVKPNVDALDYEERRGILALPVEPAALPSAMLSHIELKEHQLDGVAWLQHLWRHSPTACRGALLADDMGLGKTIQLLTFMAAAIERETGIDPFLVVAPVSLLENWKEEIAKFFAPGAMKVLTLYGPDLASKRVPKSALDEGLVEAGSPKLLSSGWLGSANVVLTTYETLRDLEFSLAAQRWSAMICDEAQKIKNPNALVTRAAKKQNARLKIACTGTPVENTLTDIWCLFDFIQPGLLGALKDFGSKYRRPIESETDEEKARLEELRGLIEPQKLRRTKAEVAKDLPKKIEFEGCRALPLSQRQRALYADAVAQFRSRSGGRQATGMQSPLGLLQYLRRLCSDPRSPGHLSTESEPLADVERNSPKMAWMLGHLQEIKKAGEKAIVFCEFRDLQRTLQRAISDRFGFVPDVINGDTSADSANANNRQRRIKAFQETPGFGVIVLSPLAVGFGVNIQAANHVIHFTRTWNPAKEDQATDRAYRIGQERNVHVYYPVVVAHDFLTFDAKLDTLLNKKRALSTDMLNGAGDVSPADFGDLEAPDGGNAFSNEPLTADDVGALDGDAFEAFCALLWTKMGYARTIKTKRVGDGGVDVVAIKRSEGALIQCKSSTVEDKELGWEGVRDVSAGRASYAARYPGITFSMVAVTNRRFNQAARHQAGVLNVELIEGNHLAEMLALHPMKRGELERFLLAGWGAV